In a single window of the Marinobacter sp. SS13-12 genome:
- the radA gene encoding DNA repair protein RadA, producing the protein MAKAKTAYVCTECGADYSKWQGQCTACQAWNTISEVRGVSGGNARGARGARFEGFAGSLSEVKSLDDVSLAEQPRISSGMQEFDRVLGGGLVEGSAVLMGGHPGAGKSTLLLQAVCHLASSVPALYVTGEESLQQVAMRAKRLGLPTKDLKMLSETSVERVMQVAEIEKPRILVVDSIQVMHVAETESAPGSVSQVRESAAYLTRFAKQTGTILFLVGHVTKDGSLAGPKVLEHMIDCSILLEGSSDSRYRTLRGIKNRFGAVNELGVFAMLEQGLKEVKNPSAIFLNRGEEAAPGSVVMVVWEGTRPMLVEIQALVDMAQGGYPRRVAVGLDQNRLAMLLAVLHRHGGMHVSDQDVFVNVVGGVKVNETSADLALLAAIVSSFRDRALPQDLVIFGEVGLSGEIRPVPSGQERIYEAAKHGFTRALVPKSNAPRKAIEGMKVIPVTKLSDALTALEEL; encoded by the coding sequence ATGGCAAAAGCCAAAACCGCCTACGTCTGCACCGAGTGCGGCGCCGACTACTCCAAATGGCAGGGCCAATGCACTGCGTGCCAGGCCTGGAACACCATCAGCGAGGTTCGTGGCGTCAGTGGCGGCAATGCCAGGGGTGCCCGCGGCGCCCGCTTTGAGGGCTTTGCAGGCAGCCTGTCGGAAGTGAAGAGCCTGGACGACGTCAGCCTTGCCGAGCAGCCTCGCATCAGCTCCGGCATGCAGGAATTTGATCGGGTGCTTGGCGGCGGCCTCGTGGAAGGTTCTGCCGTCCTCATGGGCGGCCACCCTGGCGCCGGCAAGAGTACCCTGCTACTGCAGGCGGTTTGCCACCTGGCATCCAGTGTTCCCGCACTCTACGTCACTGGCGAGGAATCCCTGCAACAGGTGGCCATGCGGGCCAAGCGCCTCGGGCTGCCCACCAAAGACCTGAAGATGCTGTCGGAAACCAGTGTTGAGCGGGTCATGCAGGTAGCGGAAATTGAAAAACCCCGCATCCTGGTGGTGGACAGTATCCAGGTGATGCACGTGGCTGAAACGGAATCCGCGCCTGGCAGTGTCTCCCAGGTCCGCGAAAGCGCCGCCTACCTGACCCGCTTTGCCAAGCAGACCGGCACCATCCTGTTCCTGGTAGGCCACGTCACCAAGGACGGCAGCCTGGCGGGGCCGAAGGTGCTGGAGCATATGATTGACTGTTCCATCCTGCTGGAAGGCTCCAGTGACAGTCGTTACCGCACTCTGCGGGGCATCAAGAACCGCTTTGGCGCGGTCAATGAGCTGGGCGTGTTTGCAATGCTGGAGCAGGGTCTGAAGGAAGTGAAAAACCCCAGTGCGATCTTCCTGAACCGGGGCGAGGAAGCGGCCCCTGGCAGTGTGGTGATGGTTGTCTGGGAGGGCACGCGGCCGATGTTGGTGGAGATCCAGGCGTTGGTGGATATGGCCCAGGGAGGCTACCCGCGGCGCGTGGCGGTGGGACTGGATCAGAACCGGCTGGCGATGCTTCTGGCTGTGCTGCATCGCCACGGGGGCATGCATGTGTCTGATCAGGATGTGTTTGTGAATGTGGTCGGTGGCGTGAAGGTCAATGAAACCAGTGCGGACCTGGCGTTACTTGCGGCCATCGTGTCGTCCTTCCGCGACCGCGCCCTGCCCCAGGATCTGGTGATCTTCGGCGAGGTCGGCCTCTCCGGCGAAATCCGCCCGGTACCCAGTGGCCAGGAGCGCATCTACGAAGCCGCCAAGCACGGCTTTACTCGCGCCCTGGTGCCAAAGTCCAACGCGCCTCGCAAGGCTATTGAGGGCATGAAGGTTATTCCCGTGACCAAGCTTAGTGATGCCCTGACGGCTTTGGAGGAGCTTTAA
- the ettA gene encoding energy-dependent translational throttle protein EttA, whose translation MAQYVYTMNRVGKVVPPKREILKDISLSFFPGAKIGVLGLNGAGKSTLLRIMAGIDQDYIGEARPQPGINVGYLPQEPELDDSKTVKEIVEESVSGIHNALAELDQVYADYAEPDADFDALAKKQGELEAFIQASDGHDIERKMEVAADALRLPAWDAMVKNLSGGERRRVALCRLLLSSPDMLLLDEPTNHLDAESVAWLERFLHDYTGTVVAITHDRYFLDNVAGWILELDRGQGIPFEGNYSQWLENKEKRLEIEAKQEDSRQKTIKQELEWVRSNAKGRQSKSKARLARFEEMSSQEFQKRNETNELYIPPGPRLGSKVIEVDGISKSFGDHLLYENVSFSVPPGAIVGIIGGNGAGKSTLFRMIAGHDKPDSGTITVGETVKLAYVDQMRDLNGDNTVWEELSDGNDIIKIGNYETPSRAYVGRFNFKGADQQKRVADLSGGERNRLHLAKLLKEGGNVLLLDEPTNDLDVETLRALEEALLNFPGSALVISHDRWFLDRVATHILAFEDDGEVVYFEGNFSEYDEDHKKRKGDSAMVPQRMKYKKLA comes from the coding sequence ATGGCCCAGTACGTATATACCATGAACCGCGTGGGCAAGGTGGTTCCGCCCAAGCGTGAAATTCTCAAGGACATCTCCCTGAGCTTCTTCCCGGGCGCCAAGATCGGCGTACTGGGCCTGAACGGCGCCGGTAAATCCACATTGCTACGTATTATGGCCGGTATAGATCAGGATTACATTGGTGAAGCCCGTCCCCAGCCAGGCATTAACGTGGGCTACCTGCCCCAGGAGCCGGAGCTGGACGATAGCAAAACCGTCAAGGAAATTGTCGAAGAGTCGGTTTCCGGCATTCACAATGCCCTGGCCGAGCTGGATCAGGTTTACGCTGACTATGCCGAACCAGATGCTGATTTTGACGCTCTTGCCAAGAAGCAGGGCGAGTTGGAGGCCTTTATCCAGGCCAGCGACGGCCACGATATCGAGCGGAAGATGGAAGTGGCCGCCGACGCCCTCCGGCTACCAGCCTGGGACGCGATGGTAAAGAATCTCTCCGGCGGTGAGCGTCGGCGTGTGGCTCTGTGCCGGCTACTGCTCTCAAGTCCCGACATGCTGCTGCTGGACGAGCCAACCAACCACCTGGATGCGGAATCCGTGGCCTGGCTGGAGCGCTTCCTCCACGATTACACCGGCACCGTGGTTGCTATTACCCACGATCGTTACTTCCTCGATAACGTGGCCGGCTGGATCCTCGAGCTGGACCGTGGCCAGGGCATTCCTTTTGAGGGTAACTACAGTCAGTGGCTGGAAAACAAGGAAAAACGCCTCGAGATTGAAGCCAAACAGGAAGATTCCCGTCAAAAGACCATCAAACAGGAGCTGGAGTGGGTGCGCAGCAATGCCAAGGGCCGCCAGTCCAAGAGCAAGGCCCGCCTGGCCCGCTTCGAGGAAATGAGCTCCCAGGAGTTCCAGAAGCGCAACGAAACCAACGAGCTGTACATTCCACCCGGCCCCCGCCTCGGGAGTAAGGTGATCGAAGTGGACGGCATCAGCAAGTCCTTCGGCGACCACCTGCTGTACGAGAACGTTTCGTTCAGTGTGCCTCCTGGCGCGATCGTAGGCATTATCGGCGGTAACGGTGCGGGTAAATCCACCCTGTTCCGGATGATCGCCGGGCACGACAAGCCGGATTCCGGCACCATTACCGTGGGCGAAACCGTAAAACTGGCCTATGTGGACCAGATGCGGGACCTCAACGGCGACAACACCGTGTGGGAAGAGCTCAGCGACGGCAATGACATTATCAAGATTGGCAACTACGAGACCCCGTCACGGGCCTACGTGGGCCGTTTCAACTTTAAAGGCGCGGACCAGCAAAAGCGGGTGGCCGACCTGTCCGGTGGTGAGCGCAACCGGCTGCATCTGGCGAAGCTGCTCAAGGAAGGCGGTAACGTACTGCTGCTGGACGAACCCACCAACGACCTGGACGTGGAAACCCTTCGCGCCCTGGAAGAGGCTCTGCTGAACTTCCCCGGCTCCGCGCTGGTGATTTCGCACGACCGCTGGTTCCTCGACCGCGTAGCTACCCATATCCTGGCGTTTGAGGACGATGGTGAAGTGGTTTACTTTGAAGGCAACTTCAGTGAGTACGACGAGGACCACAAGAAGCGCAAGGGCGATTCTGCGATGGTGCCTCAGCGGATGAAGTATAAGAAGTTGGCTTGA
- the hemE gene encoding uroporphyrinogen decarboxylase, with the protein MTELKNDRFLRALMRQPVDRTPVWMMRQAGRYLPEYRATRAKAGDFLSLCKNTPLACEVTLQPLERFPLDAAILFSDILTIPDALGLGLYFETGEGPKFRNTIRSAADVAALPKINAEVDLDYVMNAVSTIRGALNGSVPLIGFSGSPWTLATYMIEGSSSKDFREAKKLMYGQPEVMHQLLDHLADSVIDYLNGQIRAGAQAVQIFDTWGGVLSSWAYQEFSLDYMKKIVAGLIRENDGRHVPVILFTKNGGQWLESIADSGADAVGLDWTTDIGNARARIGDKVALQGNMDPAMLYAPPERIRQEVADILSRYGSGPGHIFNLGHGITPDVDPEHAGAFIRAVTELSPSYHN; encoded by the coding sequence ATGACCGAGCTGAAAAATGACCGTTTCCTGCGCGCGCTGATGCGTCAGCCCGTTGATCGCACACCGGTGTGGATGATGCGTCAGGCCGGCCGATATCTGCCGGAATACCGTGCTACCCGCGCCAAGGCCGGTGATTTTCTCAGTCTCTGCAAGAACACACCGCTGGCCTGCGAGGTCACGCTGCAACCACTGGAGCGCTTCCCGCTGGATGCGGCGATTCTGTTTTCAGACATCCTTACCATCCCGGATGCCCTGGGGCTTGGCCTGTATTTCGAGACCGGGGAAGGCCCGAAATTCCGCAATACCATCCGGTCCGCTGCGGATGTGGCTGCGCTGCCGAAGATCAATGCGGAAGTGGATCTGGACTATGTGATGAATGCGGTGTCCACGATCCGTGGCGCGCTCAATGGCAGCGTTCCGCTGATCGGCTTCTCCGGCAGCCCCTGGACCCTGGCCACCTACATGATTGAGGGCAGCTCCTCCAAGGACTTCCGCGAAGCCAAGAAACTGATGTACGGCCAGCCTGAGGTCATGCACCAGCTGCTGGATCATCTGGCGGACTCGGTCATTGATTATCTCAACGGCCAGATCCGTGCCGGCGCCCAGGCGGTTCAGATATTTGATACCTGGGGCGGTGTGCTGAGCAGCTGGGCCTATCAGGAATTTTCCCTCGATTACATGAAAAAAATCGTCGCTGGCCTGATTCGCGAGAACGACGGCCGCCACGTTCCGGTGATCCTGTTCACCAAGAATGGCGGCCAGTGGCTGGAGTCCATTGCGGATTCCGGTGCAGACGCCGTAGGGCTGGACTGGACAACAGACATTGGCAACGCACGTGCCCGTATTGGCGATAAGGTTGCCTTGCAGGGCAATATGGACCCGGCCATGCTGTACGCGCCGCCAGAGCGGATTCGCCAGGAAGTGGCGGATATCCTGTCCCGTTATGGTTCCGGTCCGGGTCACATTTTCAACCTTGGCCATGGGATCACCCCGGATGTAGATCCGGAGCATGCCGGGGCGTTTATTCGCGCTGTGACTGAGCTTAGTCCTTCGTATCATAATTAA
- a CDS encoding PilZ domain-containing protein — protein sequence MPAKTPEKRRFHRISFDADCELHCQDEVWPTEVLDISLKGVLVKRPEGWNVPLKQPCEVIIHLDDHETAIVMAVELRHVEEHRLGFKCQYIDLESATHLKRLVELNLGDQALLEREFAHLIE from the coding sequence TTGCCAGCCAAAACCCCCGAAAAACGTCGTTTCCACAGAATCTCCTTCGATGCCGATTGTGAGCTGCATTGCCAGGATGAAGTGTGGCCAACCGAAGTGTTGGATATTTCACTGAAGGGCGTTCTGGTAAAACGGCCTGAGGGTTGGAACGTTCCGCTGAAACAGCCGTGCGAGGTGATTATCCACCTGGACGATCATGAAACCGCGATCGTGATGGCGGTGGAGTTACGGCATGTTGAAGAGCATAGGCTGGGGTTCAAGTGTCAGTATATTGATCTTGAGAGCGCGACTCATCTTAAGAGGCTGGTGGAGTTGAATCTGGGGGATCAGGCGTTGCTGGAGAGGGAGTTTGCGCATTTGATTGAGTGA
- the glyA gene encoding serine hydroxymethyltransferase: MFNRDMKIAGFDDELWNAMQAEEKRQEAHIELIASENYTSPRVMEAQGSVLTNKYAEGYPGKRYYGGCEFVDIAEDLAISRAKELFGAAYANVQPHSGSQANSAVFMALLKPGDTVLGMSLAHGGHLTHGASVNFSGKIYNAVQYGLNPETGLIDYDEVESLALEHKPKMIIAGFSAYSQELDFARFREIADKIGAWLFVDMAHVAGLVAAGVYPDPIPHAHVVATTTHKTLRGPRGGLILACDDADLQKKLNSAVFPGGQGGPLMHVIAAKAVCFKEAMSDEFKAYQKQVIKNAKAMAEVFVSRGFDVISGGTENHLFLVSLIKQDITGKDADAALGRAHITVNKNAVPNDPRSPFVTSGLRIGTPAVTTRGFGESECRDLAGWMCDILDNLEDEAVNDRVREQVAGLCDRFPVYAG; this comes from the coding sequence ATGTTTAATCGTGATATGAAAATCGCCGGATTTGACGACGAGCTCTGGAACGCCATGCAGGCGGAAGAAAAGCGTCAGGAAGCTCACATCGAGCTGATCGCGTCTGAAAACTATACCAGCCCGCGGGTGATGGAAGCCCAGGGTAGCGTGCTGACCAACAAGTACGCCGAAGGCTACCCCGGCAAGCGTTATTACGGTGGCTGCGAATTTGTCGACATCGCCGAAGACCTGGCCATCAGTCGTGCTAAAGAGCTTTTCGGTGCGGCCTATGCCAATGTGCAGCCCCACTCCGGTTCCCAGGCCAACTCCGCCGTATTCATGGCACTTCTGAAGCCCGGCGATACGGTTCTTGGCATGAGTCTGGCCCATGGCGGTCACCTGACCCATGGTGCCAGCGTGAATTTCTCCGGCAAGATCTATAATGCCGTGCAGTATGGCCTGAATCCGGAAACCGGCCTGATCGATTACGATGAAGTGGAAAGCCTTGCCCTTGAGCACAAGCCGAAGATGATCATTGCGGGTTTCTCGGCCTACTCCCAGGAGTTGGACTTTGCCCGCTTCCGTGAGATTGCCGACAAGATCGGCGCCTGGCTGTTTGTGGACATGGCGCATGTGGCAGGCCTGGTCGCGGCCGGTGTCTATCCGGACCCGATACCTCACGCACACGTGGTTGCGACCACCACCCACAAGACCCTGCGTGGCCCCCGTGGCGGCCTGATCCTGGCCTGTGACGACGCCGACCTGCAGAAGAAACTGAACTCTGCAGTGTTCCCCGGTGGCCAGGGCGGCCCGCTGATGCATGTTATCGCCGCCAAGGCAGTCTGCTTCAAGGAAGCCATGAGCGATGAGTTCAAGGCTTACCAGAAGCAGGTCATCAAGAATGCCAAGGCGATGGCGGAAGTGTTCGTTTCCCGCGGCTTTGACGTGATTTCCGGAGGTACCGAGAACCACCTGTTCCTGGTCAGCCTGATCAAGCAGGATATTACCGGAAAGGACGCGGATGCCGCCCTTGGCCGCGCCCACATCACTGTAAACAAGAATGCGGTTCCGAATGACCCGCGCTCACCGTTCGTGACCTCTGGCCTGCGCATCGGTACCCCTGCGGTCACCACCCGCGGCTTTGGTGAGTCCGAGTGTCGCGATCTGGCGGGCTGGATGTGTGACATTCTGGATAACCTGGAAGACGAAGCGGTCAATGACCGGGTTCGTGAGCAGGTCGCAGGCCTGTGTGATCGTTTCCCGGTCTACGCCGGCTAA